The following coding sequences lie in one Porphyromonas asaccharolytica DSM 20707 genomic window:
- a CDS encoding carbon-nitrogen hydrolase: MKVGIIQQHNGADHTDNVHRLQERVRQLAHEGAELIVLQELHNGLYFCQTEDVALFDQAETIPGPSTESFGALARELGVVIVLSLFEKRATGLYHNTAVVLERDGSIAGRYRKMHIPDDPAYYEKFYFTPGDLGFEPIDTSVGRLGILICWDQWYPEAARLMALKGAELLIYPTAIGTAAYDTPEEQQRQIDAWQLVQRGHAVANNLPVIAVNRVGYEPDPSGVTEGIQFWGHSFVTGQQGEMLCDLSQTEEAGAVVELDLERTELVRRWWPYLRDRRIDSYGEITRRYID, encoded by the coding sequence ATGAAAGTAGGTATCATACAGCAGCACAATGGTGCTGACCATACGGACAATGTCCATCGCCTCCAAGAGCGCGTCCGTCAGCTAGCCCACGAGGGTGCCGAGCTGATCGTACTGCAGGAGCTGCACAACGGACTGTACTTCTGCCAGACCGAAGATGTCGCACTCTTTGACCAAGCGGAGACAATCCCTGGTCCCTCGACCGAAAGCTTCGGCGCCTTAGCGCGTGAACTGGGCGTGGTGATCGTCCTCTCACTCTTTGAGAAGCGCGCCACAGGTCTTTACCACAACACCGCCGTAGTGCTAGAGCGAGATGGCTCCATAGCGGGTCGCTACCGCAAAATGCACATACCGGACGACCCCGCCTACTACGAGAAGTTTTACTTCACCCCTGGCGATCTAGGCTTCGAGCCGATCGATACCTCCGTGGGTCGTCTCGGCATCCTCATCTGCTGGGATCAGTGGTACCCCGAGGCTGCACGGCTTATGGCGCTCAAGGGTGCCGAGCTACTCATCTACCCGACCGCTATCGGCACCGCTGCTTACGACACGCCCGAAGAGCAGCAGCGACAGATCGATGCGTGGCAACTGGTGCAGCGTGGTCATGCTGTCGCCAACAACCTCCCCGTCATTGCGGTAAATCGTGTCGGCTACGAGCCGGACCCCTCAGGCGTCACCGAGGGGATACAGTTTTGGGGTCACAGCTTCGTCACGGGTCAGCAAGGCGAGATGCTCTGTGATCTGAGTCAAACGGAGGAGGCGGGCGCTGTCGTGGAGCTCGATCTAGAGCGCACCGAGCTAGTCCGACGCTGGTGGCCTTACCTGCGTGATCGGCGCATAGACAGCTACGGAGAGATCACCCGTCGCTACATCGATTGA
- a CDS encoding tetratricopeptide repeat protein produces the protein MALKESGSQGSHHSEEIVSRSEQFIEKYSKTIIWCVLGVIVLGVGIWLYIDKVVKPRGDKAAAQLYLAEEQFMAGADSAALNAPAAGAMGLLEIADKYSSTDAGKLAHAYAGIIYYDEGKYEEAIRELKTFKAKEKMVAPSITRLIGDCYVELGQYDKAAKCFMDAAKAADNPVVSPSCLIKAGHVYEELGQYDKALNAYKEIQDKYYTAPESESIEASIIRVEAQLKK, from the coding sequence ATGGCATTAAAAGAATCTGGGTCACAAGGCTCTCACCACTCTGAGGAGATCGTGTCTCGTAGCGAGCAATTCATTGAGAAGTACAGCAAGACCATCATCTGGTGCGTGCTGGGCGTCATCGTGCTAGGTGTGGGCATCTGGCTCTACATAGACAAGGTGGTCAAGCCCCGTGGCGACAAGGCAGCAGCACAGCTATACCTTGCTGAGGAGCAGTTTATGGCAGGCGCTGATAGCGCAGCGCTCAACGCCCCCGCAGCTGGAGCCATGGGTCTCCTAGAGATCGCTGACAAATATAGCAGCACCGATGCCGGCAAGCTGGCTCACGCCTATGCTGGTATCATCTACTACGACGAGGGTAAGTACGAGGAGGCTATCCGCGAGCTCAAGACCTTTAAAGCTAAGGAGAAGATGGTCGCTCCCTCTATCACCCGTCTCATCGGAGACTGCTACGTAGAGCTAGGTCAGTACGACAAGGCTGCCAAGTGCTTTATGGACGCTGCCAAGGCTGCCGACAACCCCGTCGTCTCGCCCAGCTGTCTCATCAAGGCAGGCCATGTCTACGAGGAGCTAGGTCAGTACGACAAGGCACTCAATGCTTACAAAGAGATCCAGGACAAGTACTACACAGCTCCTGAATCTGAGAGCATCGAGGCTTCGATCATCCGTGTAGAGGCTCAGCTTAAGAAGTAG
- the ribH gene encoding 6,7-dimethyl-8-ribityllumazine synthase, whose product MSSQLHSQQTPAHYTLQHRHTADVHRIAVVYSEWNAEITHALRDGAVTTLLECGLERQQVETFSVPGAFELTYTATLLSEATQPYDAIIVIGCVIRGETSHYDLICNSVTEGATELNLRGKAPVIFGLVTVENIEQARARSGGAVGNKGSECAIAALQMIDIRAAIQG is encoded by the coding sequence ATGTCTTCACAACTCCACAGCCAGCAGACACCGGCTCACTACACGCTCCAGCACAGACACACAGCGGACGTACACCGCATCGCTGTCGTCTACTCGGAGTGGAACGCTGAGATCACTCACGCGCTCCGTGACGGAGCTGTCACGACACTCCTAGAGTGCGGTCTAGAGCGCCAGCAAGTCGAGACCTTCTCCGTGCCAGGAGCTTTCGAGCTCACCTATACGGCGACACTACTCAGTGAGGCGACTCAGCCCTACGATGCTATCATCGTCATCGGGTGCGTCATACGTGGCGAGACCTCACACTACGACCTCATCTGCAACAGCGTCACCGAGGGAGCTACCGAGCTCAATCTGCGTGGCAAGGCGCCCGTCATCTTCGGACTCGTTACCGTCGAGAACATCGAGCAGGCTCGTGCCCGCTCTGGCGGTGCCGTAGGCAACAAAGGCTCCGAGTGCGCCATCGCTGCGCTCCAGATGATCGACATCAGAGCTGCGATACAAGGGTAA
- a CDS encoding agmatine deiminase family protein, with translation MTQETMQMLPEWVPQDAILLAWPHSQSDWAPILHEVQRTYCDIIAQVTRFEPVVLLVPEDPAEYAVLPLELRKRCLLVPCPTNDTWCRDYGPLALQSPNGARILVDFTFNAWGGKFVSALDNLVVRRLMMKDLFALDVAYFEASSLTFEGGALECNGEGFLLTTKSCIEDSLRNPHLCETPYIYEALLQCLGLTDYCSLEVSPLPGDDTDGHIDTIARFVDSDTIIYVSPSDPTAQSFAALAELERQLQELASQRPNLRLIALPDVGDYPSRYEADCLIPATYANFLLVNGALLLPIYGRRTDSEAQRILQQALPHLEVVPIDCSILVEQHGSLHCISMQIPQGFLNPSLLDTITR, from the coding sequence ATGACACAAGAGACTATGCAGATGCTCCCCGAGTGGGTGCCACAAGATGCTATCCTCCTCGCCTGGCCACACAGCCAGAGCGACTGGGCTCCGATCCTACACGAGGTGCAGCGCACCTACTGCGACATCATCGCACAGGTGACACGCTTCGAGCCGGTCGTGCTACTCGTGCCGGAAGATCCAGCGGAGTATGCCGTCCTACCTTTGGAGCTGCGTAAGCGCTGCCTACTTGTCCCCTGCCCTACCAATGATACGTGGTGCCGTGACTATGGTCCTCTGGCTCTCCAGAGTCCCAATGGCGCACGCATCCTCGTTGACTTCACCTTCAACGCTTGGGGCGGTAAGTTTGTCTCAGCACTTGACAACCTTGTGGTGCGTCGCCTCATGATGAAGGATCTCTTTGCGCTGGATGTCGCTTACTTTGAGGCATCAAGTTTAACCTTCGAGGGGGGAGCTTTGGAGTGCAATGGCGAGGGCTTCCTCTTGACCACCAAGTCCTGCATAGAAGACTCGCTCCGCAATCCGCATCTTTGCGAGACACCTTATATATATGAGGCTCTGCTACAATGTCTCGGGCTGACCGACTACTGCTCACTAGAGGTGTCTCCTCTGCCTGGCGATGACACCGATGGGCATATAGACACGATCGCACGCTTCGTAGATTCTGACACTATTATATATGTCTCTCCCAGTGACCCTACGGCGCAGAGCTTCGCCGCTTTGGCAGAGCTAGAGCGTCAGCTACAGGAGCTAGCCAGTCAGCGTCCCAACTTGCGACTGATCGCCTTGCCCGATGTGGGCGACTACCCCTCACGCTATGAGGCGGACTGCCTTATACCAGCCACCTATGCGAACTTCCTCCTCGTCAACGGGGCGCTCCTGCTCCCCATCTACGGGCGCCGCACCGACAGCGAAGCACAGCGCATACTCCAGCAAGCACTGCCTCACCTCGAGGTCGTACCGATCGACTGCTCTATACTGGTCGAGCAGCACGGCAGCCTGCACTGCATCTCTATGCAGATACCGCAAGGCTTCCTCAACCCTTCACTTCTAGACACCATAACAAGATGA